The DNA region ACTACTCGCTGACGGCGACATAGCGGTCGTCGTCCTCTTCCGGATCCCAGTACTCGACTTCGTCGATCTCGCCGTTCACCCGGTCCGGACCGAGCAGATTCCTCAGGCGGTCCACCAACGAGTCGCTCATGTAGTGATGGTGCAGATCCAGCGAGGTCAGGTGGGTGAGCGGCTGGCCCGCGAGCAGCGCTTCGGCGCCTTCATCGCCCAGGGTTCCCATCGCGAGGGACAGCGACTCCAGCCGGGCGACGACCGGGGCGGACGCCACGGCGGCCGCGATCTCGTCCTGGATCTCGCTGTTCTGCAGCCCCAGATGGCGCAGGGCGGGGAACGTCGCACCGGAGAGCAGCGGAGCGAGGTCCTCGACCGTGGTGTCACCGCCGTACTCGGTGACGCCGAGCCAGAGTTCGAGCCGTTCCAGCGCGGGCAGCTCGGAGGCGCCGATCGCCCGCACGATGTCGGACGGGAGCCCGCCGGACTCGAACCGCAGCGACTTGAGCGACTTGTGGCGCACCGGCCGCAGACCGAGCGACGGCCCGTCGGTGACCTGCTCGCCGCAGCCGCGTACCGTCAACTCCTCCAGCTCTCCGAAGGCTTCGACCACCGGGGTTATGTCGCACATCTCCAGCCACGACACTTCGCACTCCTCGCTGACGACATCGGCGAGGAAGAGCGCCCGCAGGGCCGGGAAACGGTCGGCGTGACCGACCAGCAGATCGACGACCGGGGCGAAGGACTCGTACTCCTGCTGCCACCAGGCGCCGATCAGCAGGGCCTTTACCCGCGTCGTGTCGACCGTGTCGAGGAAGTGCTGCCACAGCGGGCCGAACGTCAGATCGTCCTGCCAGGCGCTCTCCAGCCGCCAGGCGACCGATCCGGCGTCCGGGAGCGGGGTGCCGGGGGCCTGATCGGGTCCGGGAAGGGTGTGGACGGGCAGGCCGTGAAACGTCTCGGGGTGTTCGATGTCAGTCATCGCGCCTCACTCCGATACCGAGGTGTAGCGGCCCTCGACGCCGCGGTCGCCCCAGGGCTTCTCGCGCTCCGACACATCGACCCGCACGCCGTGCGGTTCCAGCGCCTCCTTGATCCGGCGCTCCATCGGCTCCGTCATGAAGTGGTGGTGCAGATCGAGCTGTTCGAGATGGGTGAGCGGCTGGCCGTCCAGCAGTGCCGCCGCGCCCTCGTCGCCCATGGTGCCGTTCGACAGGTCGAGGACGCGCAGCTGCGCGACGACCGGGGCACCCGCGACGGCCGTCGCGATCTCGTTCTGCACCTCGCTGTTGCGCAGACCGAGATGAGTGAGCCGGGGGAAGCGGGTGCCGGAGAGCAGCGGGGCCAGGTCGGCCACATCCGCGTCGCCCCCGTAGGCGGAGACACCGAGCCAGAGGTCGAGCCGCTCCAGCGCGGGCAGCTCGCTGTCCAGAATGCCGCGGATCACACCGACGGGCAGACCGCCCGTCTCGATGGTCAGCGAACGCAGCCGCTCGTGCTTCGAGGGGGAGAAGACGAGGTCCGTGCCGCCGCGCACACCCAGTTCGAGCAGAGCGGGGAAGGCGTTCAGCAGCGCCGTGACATCCGACTGCTCGATCCAGGAGATCTCGTTGTCCTCCGCCGTCATGTCGCCGACGAAGACGGCCTCCAGCGAGGTCAGCCGGTCGGCGGCGGCGATGATGAGATCGATCGGGTAGGACGATTTCTCCTCGTACGACTCGCCCCACTGACCGATGATCAGTGCCCGCACGCCGGCCGGGTCGACCGCCTTGAGAAATGCCTGGAAGGCGTCCTCCCAGGTCATCTCGGAATCGTCGTCGTACGGATCGACCGAGATGCGCCAGGCTGCCGCATCGGCGGCCTGCACGGGCGCCTCACCCGTCGCGTGCTGGAAGTCGACAGCGGGAAGGCCGAGCAACTCCTGCAGATAGTCCACACCGGACATGACCCTGAGCTCCTGGTACTGGGGGACGGCTGATGTCCACAAGGTTTATCAAGCCGCACTGACAACGGCGCGACCGGGACCGCCGCGACGGGCCGCCGGGT from Streptomyces sp. NBC_01591 includes:
- a CDS encoding STM4015 family protein — its product is MTDIEHPETFHGLPVHTLPGPDQAPGTPLPDAGSVAWRLESAWQDDLTFGPLWQHFLDTVDTTRVKALLIGAWWQQEYESFAPVVDLLVGHADRFPALRALFLADVVSEECEVSWLEMCDITPVVEAFGELEELTVRGCGEQVTDGPSLGLRPVRHKSLKSLRFESGGLPSDIVRAIGASELPALERLELWLGVTEYGGDTTVEDLAPLLSGATFPALRHLGLQNSEIQDEIAAAVASAPVVARLESLSLAMGTLGDEGAEALLAGQPLTHLTSLDLHHHYMSDSLVDRLRNLLGPDRVNGEIDEVEYWDPEEDDDRYVAVSE
- a CDS encoding STM4015 family protein — protein: MSGVDYLQELLGLPAVDFQHATGEAPVQAADAAAWRISVDPYDDDSEMTWEDAFQAFLKAVDPAGVRALIIGQWGESYEEKSSYPIDLIIAAADRLTSLEAVFVGDMTAEDNEISWIEQSDVTALLNAFPALLELGVRGGTDLVFSPSKHERLRSLTIETGGLPVGVIRGILDSELPALERLDLWLGVSAYGGDADVADLAPLLSGTRFPRLTHLGLRNSEVQNEIATAVAGAPVVAQLRVLDLSNGTMGDEGAAALLDGQPLTHLEQLDLHHHFMTEPMERRIKEALEPHGVRVDVSEREKPWGDRGVEGRYTSVSE